The genomic segment CAGCCGCGCCTGGTGCGCGGCCAGTTCTTCCGCCGGCACCACCACGCGCGGACGCGGCGCGCTCAGGTCGACCTGCACGCTGACCCGCTCCGCCTGCGCGGTCGCCGCGGCCGGATCGCCGAAG from the Salifodinibacter halophilus genome contains:
- a CDS encoding DNA polymerase III subunit epsilon, giving the protein DALCKRLGVDNSHRQLHGALLDAQILGEVYIALTSGQEEIGFGDPAAATAQAERVSVQVDLSAPRPRVVVPAEELAAHQARL